The proteins below come from a single Mya arenaria isolate MELC-2E11 chromosome 8, ASM2691426v1 genomic window:
- the LOC128242968 gene encoding extracellular protease-like, which translates to MASLIVAGVVAAVTEGATAVAGTVATTEAIAGTAAAVGATSELAIAGSAATAAASVAAETTTVAAGSAAAALIDIGAAAETCTLATSGGLDIAGLSSTSSIAALGEVGGTALTGVSSMTPTIAEVAAMQAGLANVNALIAAEDAAYFGGVTAAGASVGGGTTTAAASYLSTFPTLNSYLLWGATSAGAAPGAVYEATTEAITLGLSATAGGAASVSTATLLEIISSVAATAIGAGFGIGEAIAAYYVTASYAKKENTEELTECDAYQTEVDKVIDNFDPEELLPEAWEHIATQTEQKKVETTFSAIVPEHNFLDPKNITAERLKVPKPSTHPFSLTSTVQHNDTYYYQIVTSLNEQQRQLFDFTYQWGVEIKLSQNPPKPF; encoded by the exons atgGCTTCATTAATAGTAGCTGGTGTTGTTGCGGCAGTAACTGAAGGAGCCACCGCAGTTGCAGGAACAGTAGCCACAACTGAAGCAATAGCTGGAACAGCAGCTGCTGTTGGTGCTACATCTGAATTGGCAATAGCTGGAAGTGCTGCTACAGCTGCAGCCAGTGTAGCTGCTGAAACAACAACTGTAGCAGCTGGAAGTGCTGCAGCAGCATTAATAGATATTGGTGCAGCTGCTGAAACATGTACTCTAGCAACATCAGGAGGTTTAGATATTGCAGGATTATCATCTACTAGTTCAATAGCAGCTCTTGGTGAAGTAGGCGGAACAGCATTAACAGGCGTATCAAGTATGACACCAACAATAGCAGAAGTAGCTGCAATGCAAGCAGGACTAGCCAATGTCAATGCATTAATAGCGGCTGAAGATGCAGCATATTTCGGAGGTGTTACTGCTGCTGGAGCATCAGTTGGTGGTGgtacaacaacagcagcagcatcatATTTATCTACATTCCCAactttaaattcatatttactATGGGGAGCAACTTCAGCTGGTGCCGCTCCAGGTGCTGTATATGAGGCAACAACAGAAGCCATTACATTGGGACTTTCTGCAACTGCTggtggtgctgcttctgtttcTACTGCAACATTGCTTGAAATAATATCTTCTGTAGCTGCAACTGCCATAGGTGCTGGTTTTGGCATAGGAGAAGCAATTGCTG CATACTATGTAACAGCGTCATATGCAAAGAAAGAGAACACAGAAGAGTTAACTGAATGTGATGCTTACCAAACAG AAGTTGACAAAgttattgacaattttgaccCAGAAGAGCTCTTGCCAGAAGCTTGGGAACACATAGCAACACAAACGGAACAGAAAAAAGTAGAAACTACCTTCAGTGCGATTGTTCCTGAACACAACTTCTTAGACCCAAAGAACATTACAGCTGAACGACTGAAAGTACCAAAGCCATCAACTCACCCGTTTTCTCTCACCTCTACAGTACAACACAATGATACTTACTATTATCAGATAGTTACATCCTTAAATGAACAGCAAAGACAACTTTTTGACTTCACCTACCAATGGGGCGTGGAAATCAAATTGTCACAGAATCCTCCGAAACCATTTTAA